The following proteins are encoded in a genomic region of Nicoliella spurrieriana:
- the hisS gene encoding histidine--tRNA ligase encodes MRYQKPKGTADILPGESEKWQFVEETARMLFADYRYREIRTPMFENYEVFSRTSGDTSDIVTKEMYDFDDKGDRHIALRPEGTAGVVRAFIENKLYGPEHQKPVKVFYMGPMFRYERPQSGRQRQFNQIGVEAFGSDEPSLDVEVIAMAMDLLKHFGISDLKVALNTLGDTESRDAYRKALIDYLEPHFDELSADSKQRLHKNPLRVLDSKDANDQKIVADAPQILEYLTDNAKKHFDQVKSLLDSLGIKYEVDPEIVRGLDYYNHTIFEIMANSKSLGSGYTTICAGGRYNGLVEELGGPEVSGIGFGLGVERLLLLMESEGVQFPNLNQLDAYVVGIGSDTDAASLQVVQALRANGFSADRDYLARKPKAQFKSADKLGADYTLTIGNQELADRTIHVKQMQTGTEETVSIEDVKNDFGAVIDKHFNK; translated from the coding sequence ATGAGATATCAAAAACCAAAGGGAACTGCGGATATTTTACCGGGTGAATCGGAAAAATGGCAATTTGTTGAAGAAACGGCACGAATGTTATTTGCTGATTATCGCTATCGGGAAATTAGAACGCCAATGTTTGAGAATTACGAAGTATTCTCCAGAACTTCAGGTGATACTTCAGATATCGTAACTAAGGAAATGTATGATTTTGATGATAAGGGCGATCGCCACATTGCACTACGTCCTGAGGGGACTGCAGGGGTGGTTCGGGCATTTATCGAAAACAAGTTGTATGGCCCTGAACATCAAAAGCCGGTTAAGGTATTTTACATGGGACCAATGTTTCGGTATGAACGGCCCCAATCAGGTCGACAACGGCAGTTCAATCAAATCGGGGTTGAAGCATTCGGCAGCGATGAACCTAGTTTGGATGTTGAAGTAATTGCAATGGCAATGGATCTTTTAAAGCACTTTGGAATTAGTGATTTAAAAGTTGCATTGAATACACTGGGTGACACAGAAAGTCGTGATGCTTATCGCAAGGCATTGATTGATTATTTGGAACCACATTTTGATGAATTAAGTGCTGATTCTAAACAACGGTTGCATAAGAATCCTTTACGGGTGTTAGATAGTAAGGATGCTAATGATCAAAAGATCGTTGCCGATGCTCCCCAGATTTTAGAATATTTAACTGATAATGCAAAAAAACATTTTGATCAAGTTAAAAGCCTCCTGGATAGTCTTGGAATTAAATACGAGGTTGATCCAGAAATTGTACGGGGACTAGATTACTATAACCACACTATCTTTGAAATCATGGCTAATTCTAAATCCCTGGGTAGTGGTTATACCACTATTTGTGCTGGTGGTCGGTACAATGGGTTAGTTGAGGAATTAGGTGGCCCTGAAGTTTCTGGAATTGGGTTTGGACTAGGTGTCGAACGACTATTATTGTTGATGGAATCAGAAGGCGTTCAATTTCCAAACTTAAATCAATTAGATGCTTACGTAGTTGGAATTGGATCAGACACTGATGCTGCCTCACTACAAGTGGTTCAAGCGTTACGTGCAAATGGTTTTTCTGCGGATCGTGATTACTTAGCTAGAAAACCCAAGGCGCAGTTCAAGTCGGCTGATAAGTTAGGTGCAGATTATACGCTTACGATTGGAAACCAAGAATTAGCTGATCGAACGATTCACGTTAAGCAAATGCAGACTGGGACGGAAGAGACCGTTTCGATTGAAGATGTTAAAAATGATTTTGGTGCAGTGATTGATAAGCACTTTAATAAATAA
- the aspS gene encoding aspartate--tRNA ligase — MKNRTTYAGLVNEDLLGQKVILDGWVQKRRDLGKLIFIDLRDREGIVQLVFSEDNSKEALAVAEDLRSEYVIQVEGTVVARSENEINPDMKTGKVEVEVNNVTLFNKAKTPPFYIQDDINVSEELKLKYRYLDLRRPEMLKGLKVRNRILQSVHSYFDSQGFLDIETPDLTISTPEGARDYLVPSRVHKGGFYALPQSPQLFKQLLMGAGLDKYYQIARCFRDEDLRGDRQPEFTQIDMETSFKSAEEIQDITEGLIKKVMKDTLDIDVKTPFKRITWQESMDRFGTDQPDVRFGMELKDVSSVVKDSEFKVFANAVADGDQVKAIAVPGGADAYSRKDIDKYTDYVKRFGAQGLAWLKVTDDGFSGPIAKFFKDDGIFKQLLDATGAKSGDLLLFAADRSKVVADTLGYLRTAIAEEQNMIPRDVFDYLWVVDWPLFEYDEGIGRWVPAHHPFTMPNEGDEHYLDEGEDPHKAHAQSYDIILNGLELGGGSIRIHTRELQLKMLRALGFSEERAQARFGYFLDALEYGFPPHGGLAIGLDRFTRLLAQRGNIRDVIAFPKNSKAVEPMTGAPAEVAPKQLLDLGIEVTENDNDHSKD, encoded by the coding sequence ATGAAGAACAGAACTACTTATGCTGGGTTAGTAAATGAAGATTTACTAGGCCAAAAGGTAATTTTAGATGGATGGGTTCAAAAACGACGGGACCTTGGAAAACTAATTTTTATTGATTTAAGAGACCGTGAAGGAATCGTTCAATTAGTGTTTAGTGAAGATAATAGCAAGGAAGCGTTAGCTGTTGCTGAAGATTTAAGAAGCGAATACGTAATCCAAGTAGAGGGAACCGTAGTTGCTCGGTCCGAAAATGAAATTAATCCTGATATGAAGACTGGAAAGGTTGAAGTAGAAGTTAATAACGTTACTTTATTCAACAAGGCTAAGACCCCTCCATTTTACATTCAAGATGACATTAATGTTTCTGAAGAATTAAAATTAAAGTATCGTTACTTAGACCTTAGAAGACCGGAAATGTTAAAGGGATTAAAGGTTCGAAACCGAATCTTACAGTCAGTTCACAGTTACTTTGATAGCCAAGGTTTCTTAGACATTGAAACTCCAGACCTTACAATTTCAACTCCTGAAGGGGCACGTGATTATTTGGTTCCATCGCGGGTTCATAAGGGTGGTTTCTATGCTTTACCACAATCACCACAGTTATTCAAACAACTGCTGATGGGCGCTGGACTAGACAAGTACTATCAAATTGCACGGTGTTTCCGTGATGAAGACCTTCGGGGAGATCGTCAGCCTGAATTTACCCAAATTGATATGGAAACCTCATTTAAATCCGCTGAGGAAATTCAAGACATTACTGAAGGCTTAATTAAGAAGGTAATGAAGGATACTTTAGACATTGATGTTAAAACTCCATTTAAACGAATCACTTGGCAAGAATCAATGGATCGCTTTGGAACCGACCAACCAGATGTTCGATTTGGAATGGAATTAAAGGATGTTTCAAGCGTAGTTAAAGATTCTGAATTTAAGGTCTTTGCAAATGCGGTTGCTGATGGTGATCAAGTTAAAGCAATTGCTGTTCCCGGTGGTGCTGATGCATATTCTAGAAAGGATATTGATAAATACACTGACTATGTCAAGCGATTTGGCGCTCAGGGGTTAGCATGGCTCAAGGTTACCGATGATGGATTTAGTGGGCCAATTGCTAAGTTCTTTAAGGATGATGGAATCTTTAAACAATTATTGGATGCCACTGGTGCAAAGAGCGGTGATTTGCTATTATTCGCAGCCGATCGGAGTAAGGTAGTTGCTGATACGTTGGGTTACCTAAGAACAGCGATTGCTGAGGAACAAAACATGATTCCAAGGGATGTCTTTGATTACCTTTGGGTGGTTGATTGGCCACTATTCGAATATGATGAAGGAATTGGTCGTTGGGTTCCTGCCCATCATCCATTTACCATGCCAAATGAGGGCGACGAACACTATTTGGATGAGGGTGAAGATCCACACAAAGCACATGCACAAAGTTACGATATTATCCTAAATGGTTTGGAATTAGGTGGGGGTTCAATTCGGATTCACACCCGTGAGTTACAATTGAAGATGCTACGTGCATTAGGCTTTAGTGAAGAACGGGCTCAAGCCCGGTTCGGGTACTTCTTAGATGCCTTAGAATATGGTTTCCCACCTCATGGTGGATTGGCAATCGGGTTGGACCGGTTTACTAGATTATTGGCTCAACGTGGTAACATCCGTGATGTAATTGCGTTCCCTAAGAACTCTAAGGCGGTTGAACCAATGACGGGGGCTCCTGCTGAAGTTGCACCTAAGCAATTACTGGACTTAGGAATTGAAGTTACTGAAAATGACAATGATCATTCAAAAGATTAA
- a CDS encoding YitT family protein — MDDVRQLFERHEYLAKASMAFCYAITVSVAMNFFWTPGHIYSSGYTGISQLIDTMSSRYLPFTIPTAIGLFLLNIPTFILAWKQIGHQFTVFTVIAVFLASFMIKTLQPVYLTKDPIICAIFGGVVNGFGTGLSLKNGISTGGLDILGIVIRRKTGRTIGNVNILFNVFIVIAAGLAYGWPYAFYSAIGLVVNAKVIDLTYTRQQLLQVMIVTERPKSVTDSVQNHLRRGITIIHGAEGAYNHAKKTVLFTVVSRYEMGEFEEAMNESDPDAFTTISPITKIIGRFWEPKVK, encoded by the coding sequence ATGGATGATGTACGACAGCTGTTTGAAAGGCACGAGTATTTAGCCAAAGCATCAATGGCGTTTTGTTATGCAATTACTGTTTCCGTCGCAATGAACTTTTTTTGGACACCAGGCCACATTTATTCATCAGGTTATACAGGGATTTCTCAATTAATTGATACAATGTCAAGTCGGTATTTGCCGTTTACGATTCCTACGGCAATCGGATTATTCTTGTTAAATATCCCTACATTTATTCTTGCTTGGAAGCAAATTGGTCATCAATTTACTGTTTTTACAGTAATTGCTGTTTTTTTAGCCAGTTTTATGATTAAAACCCTTCAACCAGTATATTTAACCAAGGATCCGATTATTTGTGCGATTTTTGGTGGGGTTGTGAATGGATTTGGGACCGGACTTTCGTTGAAGAATGGGATTTCCACTGGTGGTTTGGATATCTTAGGAATTGTGATTCGGCGTAAAACTGGTCGCACGATTGGAAATGTAAATATTTTATTCAATGTTTTTATCGTGATTGCTGCTGGATTAGCATATGGTTGGCCCTATGCCTTTTACTCTGCAATTGGACTGGTCGTTAATGCAAAGGTGATTGATTTAACTTACACTAGGCAGCAACTGTTGCAAGTAATGATTGTAACTGAACGTCCTAAGAGTGTTACTGATAGTGTTCAAAACCATTTACGACGTGGAATTACCATTATTCACGGAGCAGAGGGTGCTTATAATCATGCTAAAAAAACAGTATTATTTACAGTTGTTTCACGTTATGAAATGGGTGAATTTGAGGAAGCAATGAATGAATCTGATCCAGATGCGTTTACCACCATTTCACCAATTACTAAAATTATTGGCCGGTTCTGGGAACCGAAGGTTAAATAA
- a CDS encoding CDP-glycerol glycerophosphotransferase family protein, whose translation MSFENNLRLIKRMASSMPSGQSLIVFYEPDTEASATDLAAFGVSTYQFQDGLSFVFKSLPIIMGARLIFCDNYYAFLGGLIHSAKMRVIQLWHANGAIKKFGWEDSQTKQRSKSDQKRFQLVYNQFDEYVVASKTMGTVFKNSYHVPFDRMQLLGYPRSDRFFKDDWLAHARDRVYAVAPELRDKRVILYAPTYRDGIEFNPPADLAEAITADAQAEVVVKLHPLLKNQEAVIADQNIQSGNSKIHFYNQLSTADLLSVTDTLITDYSSVAFDFTLLPNAHSMLFFMFDLKEYQQKPGIQSDLLNWLPSQPILKTADLAVAIKKNQRTDFTKFNQHWNTYNDGFATKRVIDRYI comes from the coding sequence ATGAGTTTTGAAAATAACCTGCGTTTAATTAAACGGATGGCGTCTTCAATGCCTAGTGGTCAATCATTGATTGTATTTTACGAACCAGATACTGAGGCTAGTGCGACCGATTTGGCTGCATTTGGGGTTAGTACCTATCAATTTCAAGATGGGCTTTCGTTTGTGTTTAAATCACTTCCCATTATCATGGGAGCTCGACTGATATTTTGTGATAATTACTATGCCTTTTTGGGCGGATTGATTCATTCTGCTAAAATGCGGGTAATTCAATTATGGCATGCTAATGGGGCCATTAAAAAATTTGGTTGGGAGGATTCACAGACCAAACAGCGTAGTAAGTCTGATCAAAAACGGTTTCAATTAGTTTATAATCAATTTGATGAGTACGTCGTTGCTTCTAAAACGATGGGAACGGTTTTTAAAAATAGCTACCACGTTCCATTTGACCGCATGCAACTACTTGGTTATCCTCGTTCTGATCGGTTTTTTAAGGATGATTGGTTAGCGCACGCTCGTGATCGGGTATATGCAGTTGCTCCTGAATTGCGTGATAAGCGGGTCATTTTGTACGCACCGACTTATCGTGACGGAATAGAGTTTAATCCGCCAGCTGATTTGGCAGAAGCAATCACTGCTGATGCGCAAGCTGAAGTAGTGGTTAAACTCCATCCGTTATTGAAAAATCAAGAAGCAGTAATTGCTGATCAAAACATTCAATCGGGAAATAGTAAAATTCATTTTTATAATCAATTATCAACTGCCGATCTACTTTCGGTGACCGATACGTTAATTACGGATTATTCTTCAGTTGCATTTGATTTTACCCTGTTACCCAATGCCCATTCGATGTTGTTTTTTATGTTTGATTTGAAGGAATACCAACAAAAGCCTGGGATTCAATCGGATCTATTAAACTGGTTACCAAGTCAGCCCATTTTAAAAACAGCTGATTTAGCAGTCGCAATTAAAAAAAACCAACGCACTGATTTTACTAAATTTAACCAGCATTGGAATACTTACAATGATGGCTTTGCTACTAAGCGGGTCATTGATCGATACATTTAG
- a CDS encoding ABC transporter permease, producing MKEVVTLIKEQLGNLGIMFRISRYQDKSDYQSHYLGLVWEYLYPLIQIAIYWMVFGIGLKKGASEGVDYLSWMVIGITPWFFMNSVTLDASKSIYQQVGMVSKMKFPVSILPSIKIISNLSSFWTMLVFSIIIGFFKGGITPSIYWIQWIYYFFAMIMWLVAFGIFNSTVSILVRDYRILLQSVMRMLFYMSGVLFNFQTDAFPPAFVRILQLNPFFYIVNGFRESMFSEAWFWQHSTLTIIFWLFVIFFLLVGSHLHYKFRSHFVDLI from the coding sequence TTGAAAGAAGTTGTAACGTTAATTAAAGAGCAGTTAGGTAACCTAGGAATTATGTTTAGAATTTCACGTTACCAAGATAAATCTGATTATCAAAGTCACTATTTAGGACTTGTTTGGGAATATTTATATCCATTAATTCAAATTGCTATTTATTGGATGGTGTTTGGCATTGGTCTGAAGAAGGGAGCTTCTGAAGGGGTAGATTACCTTTCTTGGATGGTAATTGGAATTACTCCTTGGTTCTTCATGAATAGTGTGACTTTAGATGCTTCTAAGAGTATCTATCAACAGGTGGGAATGGTTTCTAAAATGAAATTTCCCGTTAGTATTTTGCCATCGATTAAAATTATTAGTAACCTCAGTTCATTTTGGACAATGCTAGTTTTTTCCATCATTATTGGTTTCTTTAAGGGTGGCATTACCCCTAGTATTTATTGGATTCAATGGATTTATTACTTTTTTGCAATGATTATGTGGCTAGTGGCGTTTGGAATCTTTAATTCTACGGTTTCGATTCTAGTACGTGATTATCGAATTTTATTACAATCAGTAATGCGGATGTTATTTTACATGTCCGGAGTCTTGTTCAACTTCCAAACCGATGCCTTTCCACCCGCATTTGTTCGGATCTTACAATTAAATCCATTTTTCTATATTGTTAATGGCTTTAGAGAATCAATGTTTTCTGAAGCTTGGTTTTGGCAGCACTCGACCCTGACGATTATTTTCTGGTTATTCGTCATCTTCTTTTTATTGGTCGGTTCACATTTACATTATAAATTTAGATCACACTTTGTTGATTTAATTTAA
- a CDS encoding CDP-glycerol glycerophosphotransferase family protein gives MLNSFVKKLIKMVKVVIRYGLIVINDGLIWLPVKKGIVIFDSFNGRDINDNPAAIYRQLIHDDPSFAQTAFFAVKPDKYQALHAQYPEIKLLKRFMPKWIWYMARAEFWVFNSRMPAWWKKNYRTCYIQTWHGTPLKKLGIDINNVEMPGTDTNRYHRRFIAETKRWDYLIAPNQYSKDIFKRAFQFHNQFLDIGYPRNDILYADNNKQQINKLKQQLIGNVNQTVITYAPTWRDDQYVTRGQYKFDLPFDLKRFFQVVPNDTMLIIRPHYLIKDHINIEGFENRVKILADEDISSIYLITDLLITDYSSVMFDFANLNRPMLFYSYDLQHYRDQLRGFYFDYQSQLPGPLTINQQQFFKQLELYSQTGTFKNEYDKMKMFRKRFCSWESADSAEQVVKIIRGGIYE, from the coding sequence ATGCTTAATTCATTCGTCAAAAAATTGATAAAAATGGTTAAGGTCGTGATTCGCTATGGGCTCATCGTTATTAACGATGGGCTTATTTGGTTACCAGTTAAAAAAGGAATCGTGATTTTTGATAGTTTTAATGGACGTGATATAAATGATAACCCAGCTGCAATTTATCGGCAGTTAATCCATGATGATCCAAGCTTTGCCCAAACTGCTTTTTTTGCTGTTAAGCCTGATAAATATCAAGCATTACATGCACAATATCCTGAAATAAAACTATTGAAGCGGTTTATGCCCAAGTGGATTTGGTACATGGCTAGGGCTGAATTTTGGGTTTTTAACTCCAGAATGCCAGCTTGGTGGAAAAAGAACTATCGAACGTGCTACATTCAAACTTGGCATGGGACGCCATTAAAGAAATTAGGAATTGACATTAATAATGTTGAGATGCCCGGAACGGATACTAACCGCTACCATCGTCGCTTTATTGCTGAAACGAAACGTTGGGACTACTTAATTGCACCAAATCAGTATTCAAAGGATATTTTTAAGCGTGCATTTCAGTTTCACAATCAGTTTTTGGATATTGGTTATCCTAGAAATGATATTTTATATGCTGATAATAATAAACAACAAATTAATAAACTAAAACAGCAATTAATTGGGAACGTAAATCAAACTGTAATCACCTATGCTCCAACTTGGCGTGATGATCAATATGTAACACGGGGCCAGTATAAATTTGATTTACCATTTGATTTAAAGCGGTTCTTCCAAGTGGTGCCAAACGATACGATGCTAATCATTCGGCCCCATTATTTGATTAAGGACCACATTAACATTGAGGGATTTGAGAATCGGGTGAAAATATTAGCTGATGAAGATATTAGCTCAATCTATTTAATTACTGATTTATTAATTACTGACTATTCTTCTGTTATGTTTGATTTTGCGAACTTAAATCGACCAATGCTCTTTTATAGTTATGATTTACAACACTACCGTGATCAACTTCGTGGCTTTTATTTTGATTACCAAAGTCAATTACCTGGGCCACTTACTATTAATCAACAACAATTTTTTAAGCAATTGGAATTATATTCACAAACTGGAACGTTTAAAAATGAATATGATAAAATGAAGATGTTTAGAAAAAGATTTTGCAGCTGGGAATCAGCAGATTCTGCTGAACAAGTTGTTAAAATAATAAGGGGCGGAATTTATGAATGA
- a CDS encoding deoxyribonuclease IV: MNDQFLIGSHVSMKSPNMFLGSAQEAFSYGENAFMVYTGAPQNTKRKPIDELKADEGKQFMREHGIVSTVVHAPYIINLANKAKLHNFEFAIQFLQEEIKRSEAIGATQIVLHPGSHVGAGAEEGIQNIITGLNEVIQPDQKAQIALETMAGKGTEVGRTFEELAQIIDGVHLNEKLSVTFDTCHTNDAGYDVKNDFDGVLEHFDHVIGIERLKVVHLNDSKNEMGSHKDRHAIIGLGTIGFDALNYIAHHPQLTSVPKIMETPMVKSEDGKQKFSPHGYEVKMLTDQHFDQNLVDDILNQKPF, translated from the coding sequence ATGAATGATCAATTTTTAATTGGCTCACACGTTAGCATGAAGAGTCCAAACATGTTTTTGGGTTCTGCACAAGAGGCTTTTAGTTATGGTGAAAATGCTTTTATGGTTTACACCGGTGCACCTCAAAATACGAAAAGAAAACCGATTGATGAATTAAAAGCTGATGAAGGTAAGCAGTTTATGCGTGAGCATGGGATTGTCTCAACCGTTGTTCATGCACCATACATTATTAACTTGGCGAATAAAGCTAAATTGCATAATTTTGAGTTTGCAATTCAATTTCTCCAAGAAGAAATTAAACGATCCGAAGCAATTGGGGCGACGCAAATTGTCCTGCATCCCGGTTCACATGTTGGCGCTGGTGCCGAGGAAGGTATTCAAAACATTATCACTGGTTTGAATGAGGTGATTCAGCCAGACCAAAAAGCGCAAATTGCACTTGAAACGATGGCTGGCAAGGGGACTGAAGTTGGCAGAACGTTTGAGGAACTAGCTCAAATTATTGACGGAGTGCACTTAAACGAGAAATTATCAGTGACCTTTGATACTTGTCATACTAATGATGCTGGTTATGACGTTAAAAATGATTTCGATGGGGTATTGGAACATTTTGACCATGTCATTGGGATTGAACGGCTCAAGGTGGTTCATTTAAATGATTCTAAAAATGAAATGGGTAGTCATAAAGATCGGCATGCAATAATTGGATTGGGGACAATCGGATTTGATGCATTGAATTATATTGCCCACCATCCCCAATTGACATCCGTTCCAAAGATCATGGAAACCCCAATGGTAAAATCAGAAGATGGCAAACAAAAATTTTCACCCCATGGCTATGAGGTTAAAATGCTAACTGATCAACATTTTGATCAAAATTTAGTTGATGATATTTTAAATCAAAAACCATTTTAA
- a CDS encoding pyruvate, water dikinase regulatory protein, producing MKKLNVYIISDSSGETAFSVARIAVSQFPDVDVNYQRFPFIQTKSILTGILKMALADNAIIFHTLVNDELSSMIRTFTAQNGLYNSDCLQNSLNVISERTGDRPVRVPGLVHDLNEKYFDRIAAMEFAVANDDGKNPGGLTKADIVILGVSRTSKTPLSLYLANKNLNVANVPIAPNTQLPQEIWDVDPNRIFGLTNTPKALKKIRRARMVAYGLSPDTPYSDPVHIKEELKYAKNLYNKIGCVVINVFNKSIEETATIIMESLNLDTNNRH from the coding sequence ATGAAAAAATTAAACGTTTACATTATCTCAGATTCAAGCGGCGAGACTGCATTTTCAGTTGCTAGAATTGCGGTCTCCCAGTTTCCAGACGTTGATGTTAACTACCAGCGCTTTCCATTTATTCAAACTAAATCAATATTAACTGGCATTCTTAAAATGGCACTGGCAGATAACGCCATTATCTTCCATACGCTCGTAAACGATGAATTAAGCAGCATGATTCGCACTTTTACGGCTCAAAACGGTCTCTATAATTCTGACTGTTTGCAAAATTCGTTAAATGTCATTAGTGAACGGACTGGTGATCGACCAGTCCGTGTCCCCGGATTAGTTCATGACTTAAATGAAAAGTATTTTGATCGAATTGCAGCAATGGAATTTGCCGTTGCAAATGATGACGGTAAGAACCCCGGTGGGCTAACTAAGGCTGATATCGTTATTTTAGGAGTTTCTAGGACCTCTAAAACGCCACTTTCATTATACCTAGCTAATAAAAATTTAAATGTCGCAAACGTACCAATTGCTCCGAACACCCAACTCCCGCAAGAAATTTGGGATGTTGACCCTAATCGTATTTTTGGGTTAACAAATACCCCTAAGGCATTGAAGAAAATCAGAAGAGCTCGAATGGTTGCATACGGGCTCAGCCCAGACACCCCATATTCAGATCCGGTTCATATAAAAGAGGAATTAAAGTACGCTAAAAATTTATATAATAAAATTGGTTGTGTAGTGATTAACGTCTTTAATAAATCAATTGAAGAAACTGCCACCATTATCATGGAAAGCCTTAATTTGGATACTAATAACCGTCATTAA
- the rpsU gene encoding 30S ribosomal protein S21, translating to MSKTVVRKNESLDDALRRFKRTVSKSGTLREYRKREFYEKPSVKRKLKSEAARKRNSKKRRF from the coding sequence ATGTCAAAAACAGTCGTTCGTAAAAACGAATCTCTTGATGATGCTCTTCGTCGTTTCAAACGTACCGTTTCTAAGAGCGGTACTTTGCGTGAATACCGTAAGCGTGAATTCTACGAAAAACCAAGCGTAAAACGTAAATTAAAATCCGAAGCAGCAAGAAAACGCAATAGTAAAAAGCGTCGCTTCTAA
- a CDS encoding GatB/YqeY domain-containing protein, translating into MSLNDELTADLKSAMKAHDKESLGVIRLLKAALTNEKVKVGHDLTPDEETTVVMKEYKQRKESIEEFKKGNRDDLVAEQESQLKVLDKYVPEQMSQEEINQVVKDTIAAVGASGKADFGKVMGAVMPKVKGKADGSLVNQAVKELLQ; encoded by the coding sequence ATGAGTTTGAACGATGAATTAACGGCAGACTTAAAGAGTGCAATGAAGGCCCATGATAAGGAAAGCCTTGGTGTAATTAGATTATTAAAGGCGGCCTTGACTAATGAAAAAGTTAAGGTAGGTCACGATTTAACTCCTGACGAAGAAACTACCGTTGTAATGAAGGAATATAAGCAACGTAAAGAATCGATTGAAGAATTTAAAAAGGGAAATCGTGATGATTTAGTTGCCGAACAAGAATCACAATTAAAGGTTTTAGATAAGTACGTTCCAGAGCAAATGTCACAAGAAGAAATTAACCAGGTCGTAAAGGATACGATTGCTGCAGTGGGCGCTAGCGGTAAAGCTGATTTTGGAAAAGTGATGGGAGCCGTAATGCCAAAAGTTAAGGGTAAGGCAGATGGTTCATTGGTTAACCAAGCCGTAAAGGAACTACTACAATAA
- a CDS encoding PhoH family protein — MTDDNVITDSFVLSNLDDEPALLGSQNKFVTLLEEGMDVSINAFGTKIKVTGNPEGVEHTLAILKNMVDLIHNGIGLNDSDFVSAMKMANNGTLEYFKDLYKQVLIKDIKGNPVRIKNFGQRQYVQSVQKNDVTFGIGPAGTGKTYLAVVMAVAALKKGTVEKIILTRPAVEAGESLGFLPGDLKEKVDPYLRPIYDALYSILGAEHTNRLLERGIIEVAPLAYMRGRTLDNAFVILDEAQNTTSAQMKMFLTRLGFESKMIVNGDISQIDLPRHTASGLVEAQKILQNVKSIRFVSFSADDVVRHPVVARIINAYESFADTKK, encoded by the coding sequence TTGACTGACGATAACGTTATAACTGATAGTTTCGTTTTAAGTAATTTAGACGATGAACCCGCATTATTAGGATCGCAAAATAAGTTTGTTACCCTATTAGAAGAGGGAATGGACGTTTCCATTAATGCTTTTGGGACTAAAATTAAAGTAACTGGGAATCCTGAAGGGGTTGAACATACGCTTGCCATTCTAAAAAATATGGTTGATTTAATTCATAATGGAATTGGATTGAATGATAGTGATTTTGTTAGTGCCATGAAGATGGCTAATAATGGAACCTTAGAGTACTTTAAAGATCTCTATAAACAAGTATTAATTAAGGATATCAAGGGTAATCCAGTCAGAATTAAGAACTTTGGTCAACGTCAATACGTGCAGTCGGTTCAAAAGAATGACGTTACCTTTGGAATCGGTCCTGCCGGGACTGGAAAAACTTACCTAGCAGTTGTAATGGCCGTTGCTGCCTTAAAAAAGGGAACGGTTGAAAAAATTATTTTAACCCGACCAGCAGTTGAAGCCGGGGAAAGTTTAGGATTTCTACCAGGAGATTTAAAGGAAAAGGTGGATCCATATTTACGGCCAATTTACGATGCGCTTTACTCCATCTTAGGAGCAGAGCATACTAATCGATTATTAGAACGCGGAATTATTGAAGTTGCTCCACTAGCATATATGCGTGGTCGAACGTTAGACAATGCATTCGTTATTTTGGACGAAGCACAAAATACCACTAGTGCCCAAATGAAGATGTTTTTAACGCGGTTAGGGTTTGAATCTAAAATGATCGTTAATGGTGATATTTCTCAAATCGACTTACCTAGGCATACTGCTAGTGGATTGGTCGAAGCACAAAAGATTCTTCAAAATGTTAAGAGCATTCGCTTTGTTTCCTTTTCTGCTGATGATGTGGTTAGACATCCAGTGGTCGCTAGAATCATTAATGCCTACGAAAGTTTTGCTGATACCAAAAAATAG